Within the Agromyces atrinae genome, the region AGTGCTCATGATGCTCCTTCACAGCGGGGATTGAACCCCAAGTCTAACGGGTGGTGTCGGTCGGGTCCGTGCCGCGGCTGAGGTCGTCCCACTCGTCGATCGCTCGATCGCGTGCCGACGGCTCGTCGCCGAACGTCGGCCGAGTCGAACGCTCGGCACCGTCATCCGTCGCGTCGAAGCGCACCGCGCGATAGCGGCGCGTCGAACCGGGCCAGCGCCGGGTCGTGACGACGGCGAACAGGCCGGAGAGCGCGAGCAGGATGCCCGCCGCGATGGTCACCGCGGGCCAGGACGTCGCTTCGACCGACTCGACGAGGGCGGCGATCGAGGCCGACCCGGCGATGCCCGTCGACTCGGTCACGGCGGGGCCGACGGCACTGACCGGATCGCCGAGGCTGAGCGAGGCGGCGAGGGCGATGCTCGCCCCGAGGATGACAGCGAGGAGCGACAGCACGATGCGG harbors:
- a CDS encoding Trp biosynthesis-associated membrane protein encodes the protein MTGRRAKLVVILAIILASAFGLIGWTQTWFTADLTDSDTVLAVSGQVASPALSALSLAGLALAGALAIAGPVIRIVLSLLAVILGASIALAASLSLGDPVSAVGPAVTESTGIAGSASIAALVESVEATSWPAVTIAAGILLALSGLFAVVTTRRWPGSTRRYRAVRFDATDDGAERSTRPTFGDEPSARDRAIDEWDDLSRGTDPTDTTR